From the Pungitius pungitius chromosome 6, fPunPun2.1, whole genome shotgun sequence genome, one window contains:
- the LOC119196574 gene encoding dispanin subfamily A member 2b-like, which produces MDPLCYQTGSVALQGRNEGYPGPSAGLTAVQYTSVNMAPEALEALEAPEDHVIWSIFNLVHCNPCCLGLAALIFSIKARDRKVAGDMKGARHYGSTARWLNIPASVLVSTSLLILITITTIRLRYI; this is translated from the exons ATGGATCCTTTGTGTTACCAGACTGGGAGTGTTGCATTGCAGGGGAGGAATGAGGGGTACCCTGGACCGTCTGCAGGACTGACGGCCGTTCAGTACACCTCAGTGAACATGGCCCCGGAGGCCCTGGAGGCCCTGGAGGCCCCTGAGGACCACGTCATCTGGTCAATCTTCAACTTGGTCCACTGCAATCCCTGCTGCCTCGGACTAGCAGCTCTCATCTTCTCTATCAAG GCCAGAGACCGGAAGGTGGCTGGAGATATGAAAGGTGCCCGACACTACGGCTCCACGGCTCGCTGGCTCAACATTCCGGCCTCAGTGCTGGTATCCACCTCCCTGCTTATTCTCATCACAATAACCACCATTAGACTGCGATACATTTAA
- the LOC119196573 gene encoding dispanin subfamily A member 2b-like, translating into MDPLCYQTGSVALQGRNEGYPGPSAGLRAVQYTSVNMAPEAPEAPKDHVIWSIFNLIHCNPFCLGLAALIFSIKARDRKVAGDMNGARHHGSTARCLNIWGTVLVSISLLILIIIIVIPIRNTVYHYDYDYNYRG; encoded by the exons ATGGATCCTCTGTGTTACCAGACTGGGAGTGTTGCATTGCAGGGGAGGAATGAGGGGTACCCTGGACCGTCTGCAGGACTGAGGGCGGTTCAGTACACCTCAGTGAACATGGCCCCGGAGGCCCCAGAGGCCCCCAAGGACCACGTCATCTGGTCAATCTTCAACTTGATCCACTGCAATCCCTTCTGCCTCGGACTAGCAGCTCTCATCTTCTCTATCAAG GCCAGAGACCGGAAGGTGGCTGGAGATATGAATGGTGCCCGACACCACGGCTCCACCGCTCGCTGCCTCAACATCTGGGGCACAGTGCTGGTATCCATCTCCCTGCTTATtctcatcattataattgtcaTTCCCATCAGGAATACGGTATACCATTACGATTACGATTACAATTACAGAGGCTAG
- the LOC119196571 gene encoding interferon-induced transmembrane protein 1-like encodes MDPPCYPTESVALQGRNEGYPGPSAGLRAVQYTSVNMAPEAPEAPKDHVIWSIFNLIYCNPFCLGLAALIFSIKARDRKVAGDMNGARHHGSTARCLNIWGTVLVSISLLILIIISIVIASNVGRIISQGTTGYNYNYRG; translated from the exons ATGGACCCTCCGTGTTACCCGACTGAGAGTGTTGCATTGCAGGGGAGGAATGAGGGGTACCCTGGACCGTCTGCAGGACTGAGGGCGGTTCAGTACACCTCAGTGAACATGGCCCCGGAGGCCCCGGAGGCCCCCAAGGACCACGTCATCTGGTCAATCTTCAACTTGATCTACTGCAATCCCTTCTGCCTCGGACTAGCAGCTCTCATCTTCTCTATCAAG GCCAGAGACCGGAAGGTGGCTGGAGATATGAATGGTGCCCGACACCACGGCTCCACCGCTCGCTGCCTCAACATCTGGGGCACAGTGCTGGTATCCATCTCCCTGCTTATTCTCATCATCATAAGCATCGTCATTGCCTCAAATGTGGGCAGAATTATCAGCCAGGGGACTACGGGATACAATTACAATTACAGAGGTTAG